A single Triticum dicoccoides isolate Atlit2015 ecotype Zavitan chromosome 2A, WEW_v2.0, whole genome shotgun sequence DNA region contains:
- the LOC119354035 gene encoding formin-like protein 13, which translates to MGTTRPGARAVLALVLCELLLLLSPSAAAADGGGLPRRSLHQPFFPIGWSPPPPASADAAAPPPPAAAAAATSGPARSAPSVTNIVAIALTAGLVALAVVSYSCVLLWRRVAEGAEDDRAAAKPAGALAARIPSDAGSSARHQTSPPPSSTASDAIYLDPLTAVMEVRHHRSSPDLRPLQLQKQPSPDLRPLPPLKRMGAQPTPPPAATPPMTGTEYSSSDEDQATFYTARKTNMSSFSRSTSQRSTMEYAVPPPVAPPPAPAPVPMPPTPAPAPAAPPPQANRLRPPRPPPLPRQRLLRPMPAESPPPAALANLALTSPPEASVQNREAESSGVQPGGSTRPPSLKPLHWDKLRAVSGRTTVWDQVKNSDSFRVDEAAMENLFPQNSATAAAGNSGQAAARGGQHSRLLDPKRLQNVAIMLKALNVTADEVIGALVHGNLEDKPELYETLAKMAPTKEEELKLKDYSGDLSKIDPAERFLKDVLNVPFAFKRVDAMLYRANFDAEVNYLKKSFGTMEAACSDLRSSNLFLKLLDAVLKTGNRMNDGTNRGEARAFKLDTLLKLADIKSTDGKTTLLHFVVQEIIRSEGFDSDQPETNNPGTGSASKERFKKDGLKVLAGLSSELSNVRKAATLEMDTLSGNLLRLATDLEKVRLVLQLRETCARQESSGAGFFESMDGFLGRAQAEIGSMKVAERGALQRVKETTQYFHGDGNMEEPSQPLRVFMVVTEFLLILDRVCRDVGRTPERVMMGSGKSFRVSAGTSVPPRRYDSRTLSSSDEDSSSS; encoded by the exons ATGGGAACGACGAGGCCGGGTGCGCGCGCGGTGCTCGCTCTGGTGCTCTgcgagctactgctgctgctgtcgccgtcggcggcggcggccgacggcGGTGGTCTGCCGCGGCGGTCGCTGCACCAGCCCTTCTTCCCGATCGgctggtccccgccgccgccggcgtctGCGGATGCGgccgcccctccgccgccggcTGCCGCTGCGGCCGCGACCTCGGGCCCCGCGCGGTCCGCGCCCAGCGTCACCAACATCGTCGCGATCGCGCTCACAGCGGGCCTCGTCGCGCTCGCGGTGGTTTCCTACTCCTGCGTCCTCCTGTGGCGCCGCGTCGCCGAGGGCGCGGAGGACGACCGTGCCGCCGCGAAGCCGGCGGGGGCCCTTGCCGCGAGAATTCCGAGTGATGCCGGGAGCAGCGCCCGGCACCAGACGTCGCCGCCGCCCAGCTCCACCGCGTCGGACGCGATTTACCTGGACCCTCTCACCGCGGTGATGGAGGTGCGCCACCACCGGTCCAGCCCTGACCTGCGCCCTCTCCAGCTGCAGAAACAGCCCAGCCCTGACCTCCGCCCGCTGCCGCCGCTGAAACGGATGGGCGCGCAGccgacgccgccgcccgcggccacgcCGCCTATGACCGGCACGGAGTACTCCTCCTCCGACGAGGACCAGGCGACGTTTTACACCGCGCGAAAGACCAACATGTCTTCGTTCAGCCGGAGCACGAGCCAGCGCAGCACCATGGAGTACGCAGTGCCGCCGCCCGTGGCGCCTCCACCTGCTCCCGCGCCCGTGCCGATGCCGCCGACGCCCGCTCCAGCGCCCGCGGCGCCGCCACCGCAAGCGAATCGCCTGCGACCTCCTCGTCCGCCACCGTTGCCGAGGCAGAGACTGCTGCGGCCGATGCCCGCCGAGTCGCCTCCTCCTGCCGCCCTGGCCAATTTAGCTCTGACCAGCCCCCCTGAAGCCTCTGTCCAGAACAGGGAAGCCGAGAGCTCTGGCGTCCAGCCGGGCGGAAGCACCCGGCCGCCCAGTCTGAAACCGCTGCACTGGGACAAGCTCCGGGCCGTCTCCGGCCGCACCACAGTCTGGGACCAGGTCAAGAATTCCGACTCATTCCG CGTGGATGAGGCGGCAATGGAGAACCTGTTCCCCCAAaacagcgccaccgccgccgcggggAATTCCGGTCAGGCGGCAGCGAGAGGAGGGCAGCACAGCCGGCTGCTCGACCCAAAGAGGCTGCAGAACGTGGCTATCATGCTCAAGGCGCTCAATGTGACCGCAGACGAGGTGATCGGAGCACTCGTGCACG GAAATCTGGAAGATAAGCCTGAGTTGTATGAAACACTAGCTAAGATGGCACCAACAAAAGAAGAAGAGTTAAAGCTGAAAGATTACAGCGGTGACTTATCAAAAATTGATCCAGCAGAGCGCTTTCTAAAAGACGTCCTTAATGTTCCCTTTGCCTTCAAGAGAGTGGATGCAATGCTTTACAGAGCAAACTTTGATGCTGAAGTGAATTATTTAAAGAAATCTTTTGGAACTATGGAG GCAGCTTGTTCAGACCTAAGAAGCAGCAACCTATTCTTGAAGTTGCTGGACGCTGTTCTCAAGACCGGGAACCGCATGAACGACGGCACCAACCGAGGCGAGGCGAGGGCCTTCAAACTCGACACGCTTCTAAAGCTCGCCGACATCAAGTCAACCGACGGTAAGACGACGCTGCTCCACTTCGTGGTTCAAGAGATCATCCGGTCAGAAGGCTTCGACTCCGACCAACCAGAAACCAACAATCCTGGCACTGGCAGTGCCAGCAAAGAACGGTTCAAGAAGGACGGCCTGAAAGTGCTGGCAGGGCTCAGCAGCGAGCTCTCAAACGTGAGGAAGGCGGCCACGCTGGAGATGGACACGCTGAGCGGCAACCTGCTGAGGCTGGCGACCGACCTCGAGAAAGTGAGGCTGGTCTTGCAGCTCAGGGAGACGTGTGCCCGTCAGGAAAGCTCCGGCGCGGGGTTCTTCGAGTCGATGGATGGTTTTCTTGGAAGGGCGCAGGCGGAGATCGGGAGCATGAAGGTGGCGGAGAGGGGCGCGTTGCAGCGTGTGAAGGAGACCACGCAGTACTTCCATGGTGATGGCAACATGGAGGAGCCTTCTCAGCCTCTGAGGGTGTTCATGGTGGTGACAGAGTTCCTGTTGATACTGGACCGCGTGTGCCGGGACGTCGGCAGGACGCCGGAGCGGGTGATGATGGGGTCCGGCAAGTCGTTCCGCGTCAGCGCCGGCACCTCGGTGCCGCCTCGCCGGTATGATTCGCGGACGCTTAGCTCGTCGGACGAGGACAGCTCGTCGTCGTAG
- the LOC119354037 gene encoding omega-6 fatty acid desaturase, chloroplastic-like — protein sequence MATASGLSAPLQLLSLRRAPAKNLSPRRAAAGALSGSLIVKRFSLCTGRSHHQFLPLKQRGRLQAAVLPVTPPLLDDEEKRKQMSEDYGFKQIGEQLPDNITLKDVMDTLPKEVFEIDDVKAWASVLISVTSYAFGLFLISKAPWYLLPVAWAWAGTAVTGFFVIGHDCAHKSFSRNKLVEDIVGTLAFLPLIYPYEPWRFKHDRHHAKTNMLVEDTAWQPVWQKEIESSSFLRKAIIVGYGPIRPWMSIAHWLMWHFDLKKFRPNELPRVKISLACVFAFMAIGWPLIILQSGIAGWFKFWFMPWMVYHFWMSTFTMVHHTAPHIPFKSSKEWNAAQAQLNGTVHCSYPRWIEILCHDINVHVPHHISPRIPSYNLRAAHNSIKQNWGKYINEASWNWRLMKTILTTCHVYDKERYYVSFDELVPEESQPIRFLKKFMPDYA from the exons ATGGCGACGGCGAGCGGCCTCTCCGCCCCTCTGCAGCTCCTCTCCTTGCGGCGG GCACCCGCCAAGAACCTCTCGCCGCGGAGAGCGGCCGCGGGAGCTCTGTCAG GTTCACTTATTGTTAAGAGATTTTCTTTATGCACCGGGAGAAGTCACCACCAATTTTTACCATTGAAACAAAGGGGAAGGTTGCAAGCAGCAGTGCTACCTGTTACTCCACCACTGCTTGATGACGAGGAAAAAAGGAAGCAAATGTCTGAAGATTATGGTTTCAAACAAATTGGAGAACAGCTACCAGATAACATTACTCTTAAAGATGTCATGGATACTCTGCCTAAAGAG GTTTTCGAAATTGATGATGTAAAGGCTTGGGCATCTGTTCTTATATCAGTTACTTCGTATGCTTTCGGTCTTTTCCTTATTTCAAAAGCTCCATGGTATCTTCTTCCCGTTGCTTGGGCATGGGCTGGTACAGCAGTGACCGGG TTTTTTGTCATAGGTCATGATTGTGCACATAAATCATTTTCAAGGAATAAGCTAGTGGAGGATATCGTTGGAACTCTAGCCTTCCTGCCATTAATTTACCCTTATGAACCTTGGAGATTTAAGCATGACAGACATCATGCCAAGACAAATAT GTTAGTAGAAGATACTGCATGGCAACCTGTTTGGCAAAAGGAAATTGAATCGTCTTCTTTCTTAAGGAAGGCAATTATAGTTGGTTATGGTCCTATCAGGCCATGGATGTCTATTGCTCACTG GTTGATGTGGCACTTTGATCTGAAAAAATTCAGACCAAATGAACTCCCTAGGGTGAAGATAAGTTTGGCGTGTGTCTTTGCATTCATGGCAATTGGATGGCCCCTAATCATTCTTCAATCCGGAATAGCTGGCTGGTTCAAGTTTTGGTTCATGCCATGGATGGTTTATCACTTTTGG ATGAGCACCTTTACGATGGTACATCACACTGCTCCTCATATACCTTTCAAATCATCAAAAGAGTGGAATGCTGCACAGGCGCAATTAAACGGCACAGTTCACTGTAGCTATCCTCGATG GATAGAGATCCTTTGCCATGACATAAACGTACATGTCCCGCACCATATTTCTCCGAGAATTCCAAGTTATAACCTTCGTGCTGCCCACAACTCCATTAAACAGAACTGGGGCAAG TATATCAACGAGGCCAGCTGGAATTGGCGGCTGATGAAGACAATACTGACTACGTGCCATGTGTATGACAAAGAGAGATACTACGTTTCTTTTGACGAGCTCGTACCTGAGGAATCTCAACCAATAAGATTCCTTAAGAAGTTCATGCCAGATTATGCTTGA